The region ATTGAGGTTTCTACCCACGGCTTTTAGCTCCTTGAGTACCTCTGCGAGGTCAGTAATAATGACTATTTCCTTGCCGAGGCAGGTGGCAGTGACATAGTCGGTGAGGGTCTTATTTGCCCTCTTTGCTTTGCGGTGGATTTTCTCTAAATTCTCGGGGGTAATTCTTAGATTGAGTCTTGCATTTTTCATTCGATATGCTCCTTTCATCGTTACTAAATGGGTGCGGGTACTCCCGCCCAGCTGCATCGGCGTGTAGCCGAATGCGATGCTGGCTCTCTCCGAGGAGAGAAAGTGGTAGCGGTAATCTTTGCGGTTCAAGGGGTAACTGGCAGAGAAGAAAAATGTCGGCACTTGCTCGCTTGGTGGCTGTTTTTGAAGATATGGTGGTGTTATGCCATCCCATCGTGAATCTCGCCACACAGTGTTAAACAGAGGGCAACGATGGCGCTTGGTTTGTCGCCACGAAGTGCCGATAGGGTCAAGAATTATGACACACGCTTTTGGTCGGCACTATCGTCACCAATTCTAACGATTTCTATAATTCTTTTCCCATTGCTACGTCGTGCAAAGCCCAGTATTCCAAGCTTTTCAAAGCTTTTGGATAACCGCTTGATATTTTTGGAGATGGATTTGTTCGAAAAATCATCGTCACTTATTTGATTAAGCAGGGTCGATAATTCCGTGGCATTTCCAATGTAGCTATCCTTATCACACATAAAAATTTCTACTGCTTTGATAAAACTTAAATCCTTTAGATTGCTTTCTGAGAGACTGTCTGAAAGCTTAATCCAGATATTATCTTCACTGCGTTCCAGCTCCAATTCCCGACTTTCAATATCTCTACCAACACAAGAAAGGGTTGCTGTTTTTTCACCACGCTTACTTTGACTTAGTGTAAACATGGTATCCACTGCTCCCTGCAAACCCGTTGAGCCTGTGATCTGATTGAACACATCACCATCTTTTTGTTTTCTAAAATGGTGAATGAGTAAAATAGCAATCTTGTATTCGTCGGCAAGCTTTTTGAGAATTGTCAAATCAGAGTAATCATTGGAGTAGGTGCTTTCTGTATTGGGACTGCGAATTGTTTGCAGGGTATCAATGATAATCAGTTTTGTGTCTTGATGTTCTGCAATAAAATTTCTGATGCGAGTTTCCAGCTCACCACCTAATTTTGAAACCTCTGTACAGAAATGAACATTGTTTGGAGCTTCGTCTGTAATTTCTAAAAGCCTGTTTTGAATACGAATTTCATTATCTTCATAACAGAGATAAAGCGTGGTGCACCTTGTGGTTTCATATCCCCAAACAGCTTCGCCCTTGGCAACAGCGATACTAAGCCAAAGCGCAAGCCAGCTTTTTCCCACCTTTGCTGAACCCGCAAGAAGTGTAAGCCCGATAGGAATTAAATCTTTGATGATGAAAGGGATTTCCCTAACTTCTTTAGACAGTAATTCTTCTCCTGTGATGGTGTTAAACTTCTTCATTTGCTCTCCTTTCAAATAGATGTTGTAAGATTGATAGCTATCATCTATCAAAAGCATACAGCAACTATTGCAAGTTGTAAATAGATGTGGTACAATAAATTATACATTCTCTATTTATCAAGTTGGGATTATCTATTTTCGTAAACTCTCTATTTTTTGCGATGCTATTGTCTATTACAAAAACACTTTCTATTTTTGTGTTTTGCATCATCTATTTCATGTTTAAAGGGGTGAGCTTGTATGTTTACTTTTACAGCAAATTTTAAGGACAACGATATTTATTTGGAAGGCAAAAAAGCCTTTTTGACTAATGAGGTTTTGGTAGAAATATTAAACTCCAAGGTGCCTAATTTGAAAGGCTGCAGAGAAACTTTAGTAAGGGAGCTTCCTCAGCTTGACCTATTTGGGAATATGGAAATTTTCAGAATAGAACAATACAACTCCCATGTGCAGAAAGCACAGGGAGCGATGCGACTCATAGATCAATATTTTAATCAGCTATCCATTGCCAGCCATATTGCAAGCAGTAGTCAGCTGCACTCAGAAAAATTAGTTGATGTATTAAACACAAAGCCTTGGATATGGGAAACAGGCGATACCGATGAAGTGGAAGACGAGCTTTTATATAGCGATGATTTTTCAAATGAATATGGGTTTAATCATTATGTAGATTCCGATTGCGGAGAAGACAGACATAATTTTTATATTACGAAATTTGAGCCGTGGGATTTAAAAGAGGAGCTTTTTGATTATGAAATGTCTGCTGATTTGGAGACACTGAATACAGATATAAAAAATCTATTTGAACGCTATATCACTTTTATTGATGATATTTTGCGTGTGAAGGAAGTGTATGTTGATTTTATAGACAACTACTTAAATGCAGAGCATAAGTTCTTGGATAATAGTGTTTTAGCAGAACGATTTACCGTTTTTCTGAAAAAATATGATAGTTTAAAAACAACACCATATTTGAATTTTACTTCGGGATACGGTATGTTTTCTCATTCTGTTTTGGCAGATGAGAAAGGGAAATCAATTCTTTGCAAAACATATAAGTTCCAGTCACTGGGAGCATTTTTATATTACGATTTATTTAGTGGCATCGAAACAAACTACCTGCCAAAGAGATGTGAGAACTGCAGTCAGTATTTCCTCATTCAATCTGGTAAGTATACCG is a window of [Clostridium] saccharolyticum WM1 DNA encoding:
- a CDS encoding plasmid mobilization protein, which gives rise to MKNARLNLRITPENLEKIHRKAKRANKTLTDYVTATCLGKEIVIITDLAEVLKELKAVGRNLNQLTTLANMGRVQAINLTETLECFTQINQSIQEILERRRWSA
- a CDS encoding AAA family ATPase, translating into MKKFNTITGEELLSKEVREIPFIIKDLIPIGLTLLAGSAKVGKSWLALWLSIAVAKGEAVWGYETTRCTTLYLCYEDNEIRIQNRLLEITDEAPNNVHFCTEVSKLGGELETRIRNFIAEHQDTKLIIIDTLQTIRSPNTESTYSNDYSDLTILKKLADEYKIAILLIHHFRKQKDGDVFNQITGSTGLQGAVDTMFTLSQSKRGEKTATLSCVGRDIESRELELERSEDNIWIKLSDSLSESNLKDLSFIKAVEIFMCDKDSYIGNATELSTLLNQISDDDFSNKSISKNIKRLSKSFEKLGILGFARRSNGKRIIEIVRIGDDSADQKRVS
- a CDS encoding DUF6076 domain-containing protein, whose protein sequence is MFTFTANFKDNDIYLEGKKAFLTNEVLVEILNSKVPNLKGCRETLVRELPQLDLFGNMEIFRIEQYNSHVQKAQGAMRLIDQYFNQLSIASHIASSSQLHSEKLVDVLNTKPWIWETGDTDEVEDELLYSDDFSNEYGFNHYVDSDCGEDRHNFYITKFEPWDLKEELFDYEMSADLETLNTDIKNLFERYITFIDDILRVKEVYVDFIDNYLNAEHKFLDNSVLAERFTVFLKKYDSLKTTPYLNFTSGYGMFSHSVLADEKGKSILCKTYKFQSLGAFLYYDLFSGIETNYLPKRCENCSQYFLIQSGKYTDYCERTAPQDNTKTCREVGARKRYDDKCKNDPVWQGYNRAYKAHYARYMKKKMTVSEFEQWASWAIQWRTKAENDEINIEEYLSEIKK